The following are encoded together in the Gilvimarinus sp. DA14 genome:
- a CDS encoding iron-sulfur cluster assembly accessory protein, translating into MSVESFDPQAVTVEITDKAAAHFKKQLQADSNGARGVRLSIKESGCTGYMYVLDLVPEARDGDEIIHLADGVEVYLDPASLPVIRGTTIDFVTEGVNRQLAFLNPNARDYCGCGESFNIG; encoded by the coding sequence ATGAGTGTAGAGAGTTTTGATCCGCAGGCCGTTACAGTCGAGATAACCGACAAAGCGGCGGCGCATTTTAAAAAGCAGTTACAGGCGGACTCCAATGGAGCCCGTGGTGTGCGCCTTTCCATCAAAGAAAGTGGCTGCACTGGCTATATGTATGTGCTTGATTTGGTGCCCGAAGCCCGCGACGGCGACGAGATTATTCATCTCGCGGACGGGGTCGAGGTCTATTTGGATCCGGCCAGTTTGCCGGTGATTCGCGGCACCACCATTGATTTTGTCACTGAGGGTGTCAATCGTCAGCTGGCCTTTTTGAACCCCAATGCGCGCGATTACTGCGGGTGTGGGGAAAGCTTTAACATCGGTTAG
- the rlmN gene encoding 23S rRNA (adenine(2503)-C(2))-methyltransferase RlmN → MTNADMNTNAASGAEQTKVNLLGLTEAKLVAFFETMGEKRFRAAQVLKWIHQLGVDDFDEMSNISKALREKLKAKCEIRAPEVLRQMDSADGTRKFLIRVTGGSVVETVFIPDGERGTLCVSSQVGCSLDCSFCATGKQGFNRDLSAAEIIAQVWIAAKSFGQLAPNGPRKVTNVVMMGMGEPLMNFDNVVDAMNLMMHDNAYGISKRRVTLSTSGVVPELDRLGEYTDACLAISLHAPNDELRNELVPINKKYPIAMLLASAKRYIESLPDTHRKITIEYTLIDHVNDRPEHARQLAELLRDVPVKINLIPFNPFNLSNYKRVSNNAMRRFQDILMQEGYITTVRTTRGDDIDAACGQLAGEVNDRTKRSERYRAQFSQAEPVTIVSQ, encoded by the coding sequence ATGACCAACGCTGACATGAATACAAACGCCGCATCTGGCGCAGAGCAGACCAAGGTGAACCTTTTGGGGTTGACCGAGGCCAAGCTGGTGGCGTTTTTTGAAACCATGGGCGAGAAGCGCTTTCGCGCGGCCCAGGTGCTTAAGTGGATTCATCAGTTGGGCGTGGATGACTTTGATGAGATGTCCAACATCAGCAAGGCGCTGCGGGAGAAATTAAAAGCCAAGTGCGAAATTCGCGCTCCTGAAGTATTGCGTCAGATGGATTCCGCCGATGGCACGCGCAAGTTTCTGATTCGTGTCACAGGCGGCAGTGTTGTCGAGACCGTATTTATTCCCGACGGTGAGCGCGGCACCTTGTGCGTTTCCTCTCAGGTAGGCTGCTCTTTGGATTGCAGCTTCTGCGCCACCGGCAAGCAGGGTTTTAACCGCGATCTGAGTGCGGCAGAAATTATCGCGCAGGTGTGGATCGCGGCAAAATCCTTTGGTCAGCTGGCTCCCAATGGGCCGCGCAAAGTCACCAATGTGGTGATGATGGGTATGGGCGAGCCGTTAATGAACTTCGATAACGTTGTCGATGCCATGAACTTAATGATGCACGACAATGCCTATGGTATCTCCAAACGCCGGGTGACCTTGAGCACTTCAGGTGTGGTGCCCGAGCTAGACCGCTTAGGTGAGTACACCGATGCTTGTTTGGCGATATCTTTGCACGCGCCGAACGATGAGCTGCGCAACGAGCTGGTGCCCATTAATAAAAAGTATCCTATTGCAATGTTGCTGGCGTCGGCAAAACGCTATATCGAGTCGCTGCCGGATACTCACCGCAAAATCACCATCGAGTACACCCTCATCGATCACGTAAATGACCGCCCTGAGCACGCTCGACAGCTCGCCGAGTTGCTGCGCGACGTGCCGGTGAAAATTAATTTAATTCCGTTCAATCCGTTTAATTTGTCCAACTACAAACGGGTGAGCAATAATGCCATGCGTCGTTTTCAGGACATTCTGATGCAGGAAGGCTACATCACCACGGTTCGAACTACCCGCGGTGATGATATCGACGCGGCCTGTGGTCAGCTGGCCGGTGAGGTAAACGACCGAACCAAACGCTCTGAGAGATACAGGGCACAGTTTTCCCAGGCAGAGCCGGTTACTATTGTCAGTCAATAA
- the sufT gene encoding putative Fe-S cluster assembly protein SufT has protein sequence MAAEREMVVTQADCPARRVPDGTPVTIPKDTFVTITQALGGNYTLSYQGQMVRVDGLDAAAIGKEPEQLEFNDPGDGQIDESQVWEALKTVFDPEIPVDLVNLGLIYALDIDQARGHVGISMTLTAPGCGMGPVLVGDVEYRVGRVPNVREVDVELVFDPPWNRDMMSEEAQLETGMFF, from the coding sequence ATGGCCGCAGAGAGAGAAATGGTGGTCACCCAGGCTGACTGCCCGGCGCGTCGCGTGCCAGATGGTACACCGGTGACGATTCCCAAGGATACTTTCGTAACCATTACTCAGGCGCTGGGGGGGAACTACACCCTTAGCTATCAGGGCCAGATGGTCCGGGTGGACGGCCTGGATGCGGCTGCAATCGGTAAAGAGCCGGAACAGCTTGAGTTTAATGACCCTGGCGATGGTCAGATCGACGAGTCCCAGGTTTGGGAAGCACTGAAAACCGTGTTTGACCCCGAGATCCCGGTGGATTTGGTTAACTTGGGGCTGATTTACGCGCTCGACATTGATCAAGCCCGAGGTCATGTGGGTATTTCCATGACCTTGACTGCGCCTGGCTGCGGTATGGGCCCGGTCTTGGTGGGGGATGTCGAATACCGGGTGGGGCGGGTGCCCAATGTGCGCGAGGTGGACGTCGAGCTGGTGTTCGATCCGCCCTGGAACCGCGACATGATGAGCGAAGAAGCGCAGCTTGAAACCGGAATGTTTTTTTAA
- a CDS encoding SufE family protein: MTEFGVEVTADDIVETLGFFDGWEERYKYIIDLGKELPPLDDGYKTEQNLVRGCQSQVWLVSDAKDGKLYFHADSDAFIVKGLLAVVLAAYNGKTPAEVTSFDIDAYFGRLNLLNHLSATRGNGLKAMVQRIQAIASA; the protein is encoded by the coding sequence GTGACTGAGTTTGGTGTTGAAGTAACTGCCGACGATATCGTCGAAACCCTAGGTTTTTTTGACGGTTGGGAGGAGCGCTACAAGTACATTATTGACTTGGGCAAAGAGCTGCCGCCGCTCGACGATGGCTACAAAACTGAGCAGAACTTGGTGCGTGGTTGTCAGAGCCAGGTGTGGCTGGTCAGTGACGCCAAAGACGGCAAATTGTATTTTCATGCCGACAGCGACGCTTTTATCGTCAAGGGGCTCTTGGCGGTGGTTTTGGCAGCCTATAATGGCAAAACACCGGCCGAGGTCACCAGCTTTGATATTGACGCTTATTTCGGCCGCTTAAACCTGCTCAATCACCTTAGCGCCACCCGCGGCAATGGCCTAAAAGCCATGGTGCAGCGCATCCAGGCAATCGCCTCCGCCTAA
- the sufB gene encoding Fe-S cluster assembly protein SufB, producing MSEQVEHLIRKEYAAGFHTAIDTDTLPPGLNEEVVRFISAKKNEPEWLLEWRLQAFRAWQEMEEPEWAHVDYPKVDYQAISYYSSPKSMDDKPKSLDEVDPKLLETYEKLGIPLHEQEMLAGVAMDVVFDSVSVVTTFREKLEEAGVLFCSISEAVEKYPELVKQHLGSVVPQKDNYFAALNSAVFSDGSFVYIPKGVRCPMELSTYFRINEQNTGQFERTLIVAEEGAYVSYLEGCTAPMRDENQLHAAVVELVAKDNAEIKYSTVQNWYPGDEDGKGGIYNFVTKRGVCHTSAKISWTQVETGSAVTWKYPSCVLRGDNSVGEFYSVALTNNYQQADTGTKMIHIGKNTRSTIISKGISAGKSQNCYRGLVRMNPGAEGARNYTQCDSLLIGDRCGAHTFPYIESKNPSAVIEHEATTSKVSDDQMFLCQQRGLDAEKAVSMIVNGFCREVFKELPMEFAVEAGKLLEVSLEGSVG from the coding sequence AGAATGAGCCCGAGTGGCTGCTCGAATGGCGTCTGCAGGCGTTTCGCGCCTGGCAGGAGATGGAAGAGCCCGAGTGGGCCCATGTGGATTATCCCAAGGTGGATTACCAGGCGATTTCCTATTACTCATCGCCCAAAAGCATGGACGATAAGCCAAAAAGCCTTGATGAGGTGGACCCCAAGCTTCTCGAAACCTATGAAAAATTAGGCATTCCGTTGCACGAGCAAGAAATGCTCGCCGGGGTGGCTATGGACGTCGTGTTTGATTCGGTTAGCGTGGTAACCACCTTTCGCGAAAAGCTCGAAGAGGCTGGCGTGCTGTTCTGTTCTATCAGCGAAGCGGTGGAAAAATATCCGGAGTTGGTGAAGCAGCACCTGGGCTCGGTGGTGCCACAAAAAGATAACTATTTTGCTGCGCTTAACTCGGCGGTATTTTCCGATGGCTCTTTTGTGTACATACCCAAAGGTGTGCGCTGCCCGATGGAGTTGTCCACGTATTTTCGTATTAACGAACAAAATACCGGTCAGTTTGAGCGCACCTTGATTGTTGCCGAAGAGGGCGCTTACGTAAGTTACCTTGAGGGCTGCACTGCGCCCATGCGCGATGAAAACCAGTTGCACGCCGCAGTGGTTGAGCTGGTTGCCAAAGACAACGCCGAAATCAAATACTCTACGGTACAGAACTGGTACCCGGGTGATGAAGACGGTAAAGGCGGTATTTACAACTTTGTGACCAAGCGCGGTGTTTGCCACACCAGTGCCAAAATCAGCTGGACCCAGGTAGAAACCGGCTCGGCCGTGACTTGGAAATACCCCAGCTGTGTGCTGCGTGGCGATAACAGTGTCGGCGAATTTTACTCGGTTGCCTTGACCAATAATTATCAGCAGGCCGATACCGGCACCAAGATGATTCACATTGGTAAAAATACGCGCTCGACCATTATCTCTAAAGGTATTTCGGCGGGCAAAAGTCAAAACTGCTACCGCGGTTTGGTGCGTATGAATCCGGGCGCCGAGGGCGCGCGCAACTATACCCAATGTGATTCGCTGCTGATTGGCGATCGCTGTGGGGCGCACACCTTTCCTTACATTGAAAGTAAAAACCCCAGCGCGGTTATCGAACACGAAGCGACCACCTCCAAGGTCAGTGATGATCAGATGTTCCTGTGTCAGCAGCGCGGTTTAGACGCGGAAAAGGCTGTATCAATGATCGTCAACGGCTTCTGCCGCGAAGTGTTTAAAGAATTGCCCATGGAGTTTGCGGTTGAGGCCGGCAAACTGCTCGAAGTGAGCCTTGAAGGCTCGGTGGGTTAA
- the ndk gene encoding nucleoside-diphosphate kinase: MAVEQTLSIIKPDAVGNNHIGAIIARFEEAGLQVIALKMLQLTREQAEGFYAEHKERPFFASLVEFMMSGPVCVQVLRGENAISRNRELMGATNPEEAAPGTIRADFATAVSANAVHGSDSAASAAREIDYFFNAQELYPR, translated from the coding sequence ATGGCCGTAGAACAGACTTTATCGATTATTAAACCAGACGCTGTGGGTAACAATCACATAGGTGCGATTATCGCTCGCTTCGAGGAAGCAGGCTTGCAGGTTATCGCTCTGAAAATGCTGCAGCTGACCCGCGAACAGGCCGAGGGTTTTTACGCCGAACACAAAGAGCGTCCATTTTTTGCGTCGCTGGTGGAGTTTATGATGTCCGGCCCGGTTTGTGTGCAAGTGCTGCGTGGTGAAAATGCCATCAGCCGCAACCGCGAGTTAATGGGGGCAACCAATCCAGAAGAGGCTGCGCCAGGCACCATTCGCGCTGACTTTGCCACGGCGGTGAGCGCCAACGCTGTGCACGGCTCGGACTCTGCAGCCTCAGCGGCGCGCGAGATCGATTATTTTTTCAATGCTCAGGAGCTTTACCCGCGCTAA
- a CDS encoding RodZ domain-containing protein codes for MSQPESLTELEPGPLLRAERERQGLSAEQVCTDLNIQPNKLKALEAGEYEKMFSVVFTRGYIRSYARYLGLDSKPLVERFDQLAPAPEQPLPATESLNVKMGGKRSNWLGRIFLVIIILLLWILAYWYFAAQSETQSTASSASVPTANQASPAVAAGNPAVSAPEPEQQLASDEDTQANPYALSFEPDSGAESVRSGAGDLESPSDPAAAAEESAADAPAAELAVPADEVSLQSSGPQNSQPQESGGDNLVLTFAQDCWVRVTDADGVVLLESLQRGGSSADLAGAAPFQIRLGNAQGVSASMNGRTVTVPVSASGNVVNFTVGDNQ; via the coding sequence ATGAGCCAGCCAGAATCATTGACCGAACTTGAACCTGGTCCGCTTTTGCGCGCCGAGCGCGAGCGCCAGGGATTAAGCGCCGAGCAGGTTTGCACCGACCTCAATATCCAGCCCAATAAGCTTAAGGCGCTGGAAGCGGGCGAGTACGAAAAAATGTTTTCGGTCGTTTTCACCCGTGGCTATATTCGCAGCTACGCTAGGTATCTCGGGTTAGACAGTAAACCTTTGGTGGAACGCTTTGACCAATTGGCTCCCGCGCCGGAACAGCCGTTGCCCGCGACCGAGTCGCTGAACGTAAAAATGGGCGGCAAGCGCTCCAACTGGTTGGGCCGAATATTTTTGGTCATTATTATTTTACTGCTGTGGATCTTGGCGTACTGGTATTTTGCTGCGCAGAGCGAGACGCAGAGCACAGCCTCATCTGCGAGTGTGCCCACTGCTAACCAGGCATCACCTGCTGTGGCGGCTGGTAACCCCGCCGTTTCGGCTCCAGAGCCAGAGCAGCAACTTGCCAGCGATGAGGATACGCAAGCAAACCCTTATGCGCTTTCGTTTGAACCTGACAGTGGTGCAGAATCCGTTCGCTCCGGTGCGGGTGATTTAGAATCCCCCTCAGACCCCGCAGCTGCAGCAGAGGAAAGTGCAGCCGATGCTCCGGCCGCAGAGCTTGCCGTGCCGGCCGACGAAGTGTCGCTGCAAAGTAGTGGTCCGCAAAATTCCCAGCCACAAGAGTCAGGCGGTGATAATCTCGTTCTGACTTTTGCGCAAGACTGCTGGGTGAGAGTGACCGATGCTGATGGTGTGGTATTGCTGGAGTCTTTGCAAAGAGGCGGCAGCAGTGCCGATTTGGCAGGCGCAGCTCCGTTTCAGATTCGCTTGGGTAATGCTCAGGGTGTCTCCGCGAGTATGAATGGCAGAACTGTTACCGTGCCGGTTTCGGCCAGTGGCAATGTGGTTAATTTTACCGTCGGCGACAATCAATAG
- the sufD gene encoding Fe-S cluster assembly protein SufD: MGDLQTAALKLAEAQSAPAWLADVRRRGAERFAATAWPNRRTENWKYTSLAALANKELSAPTAATTTVPEQDLIAFDAYKLVFVNGILDTAQSDELPAGAVAFANAEGPQVEQVQKHLGRIADSSQHLFAALGEAASGEGVLLHIKAGQKLDKPLYLVNYSSGEAAQLAATRLLVVLETGAEAEVVEQFLSSDNEQANLVAAQTEIVLADNARVKHYRLNLEHEGVTHMGGVFVELGRDANFDGFAIAKGGELIRNDYVLEHCGEGAHVELQGVYMPRGRQVVDYHTNIKHRVPHCTSNEVFRGIIGDRAKAVFNGRIHIFEDAQKTLAELSNKNLLTSNRAEIDTKPELEIYADDVKCAHGATVAQLDDDALYYLQTRGVSKEQAKVMMSFGFINELIQTIDNEAVMNHLLPILAEQFGRENELLQLEAESFDAL; this comes from the coding sequence ATGGGAGATTTGCAAACCGCGGCATTAAAACTTGCCGAGGCGCAATCCGCGCCCGCTTGGCTTGCGGATGTGCGTCGTCGCGGCGCAGAGCGATTTGCCGCTACCGCCTGGCCCAATCGCCGTACTGAAAACTGGAAGTATACTTCCCTCGCGGCGCTGGCCAACAAAGAGTTGAGTGCGCCTACTGCGGCCACCACAACCGTGCCGGAGCAAGATTTAATCGCCTTTGACGCCTACAAACTGGTGTTCGTAAACGGCATTTTAGATACGGCTCAGTCGGATGAGTTGCCGGCAGGAGCGGTCGCCTTTGCCAATGCCGAAGGGCCGCAAGTGGAGCAGGTGCAAAAGCATCTCGGCCGGATTGCCGACAGTTCTCAGCACCTGTTTGCCGCGTTAGGTGAAGCCGCCTCTGGCGAGGGTGTGCTGTTGCACATTAAGGCGGGGCAGAAGCTCGATAAGCCATTATATCTGGTTAATTATTCTAGTGGCGAGGCTGCACAGCTGGCCGCTACACGGTTGCTGGTGGTGCTGGAAACTGGCGCTGAAGCAGAAGTTGTCGAGCAGTTTCTCTCCAGTGATAACGAGCAGGCTAACCTGGTTGCCGCGCAGACCGAAATTGTTCTCGCCGACAATGCGCGAGTCAAACATTACCGCCTCAATCTCGAACACGAAGGCGTAACCCACATGGGCGGTGTGTTCGTGGAGCTGGGTCGCGACGCTAATTTTGACGGCTTTGCTATTGCCAAAGGCGGCGAACTGATACGCAACGACTATGTGCTCGAGCACTGTGGCGAGGGCGCTCATGTCGAGTTGCAGGGCGTTTACATGCCGCGCGGGCGCCAGGTGGTGGATTACCACACCAACATCAAGCACCGCGTGCCTCACTGCACCAGCAACGAAGTGTTTCGCGGCATTATCGGCGATCGCGCCAAAGCGGTGTTTAACGGCCGAATTCATATTTTTGAAGACGCGCAAAAAACACTGGCGGAGCTGTCAAACAAAAACCTGTTGACTTCCAACCGCGCCGAAATCGATACCAAGCCAGAGCTGGAAATTTACGCCGACGATGTGAAGTGTGCCCATGGCGCGACTGTGGCGCAGCTGGACGATGACGCTCTTTACTATTTGCAAACGCGCGGTGTCAGTAAAGAGCAAGCTAAGGTGATGATGAGCTTTGGTTTTATCAACGAGCTGATTCAAACCATCGACAATGAAGCGGTAATGAATCATCTGTTGCCGATTTTGGCGGAGCAGTTCGGCCGCGAGAACGAGTTGCTGCAACTGGAGGCTGAGTCTTTTGACGCGCTTTGA
- a CDS encoding aminotransferase class V-fold PLP-dependent enzyme encodes MTRFDVATVRAQFPILQQEVNGHPLVYLDNAATTQKPESVIEAIANYYRYDNSNVHRGAHALSDRATEQFEGARNKVAQFINAPASSQVLWTRGTTEGVNLVASSWGRANLGAGDRVLVSAMEHHSNIVPWQMVAQQVGANVEPIPVDELGVIDLQALDSLLDERVKMVALGHVSNALGSINPVEQVIAKAHAVGAKVLLDAAQSIAHWPIDVQQLDCDFLAFSAHKMFGPTGMGVLYGKRELLEAMPPYQGGGEMIESVSFAGTVYNKLPYKFEAGTPNIAGAVGMGAAVDFLNSLERTAADAHEKQLLQSAEQALAELGGFEIVGRAADKVAVMSFVADFAHPQDIGMILDQQGIAVRTGNHCAQPIMDQYGLPGTVRASFSLYNTQADIDALMAGLAKAKMFLA; translated from the coding sequence TTGACGCGCTTTGATGTCGCCACCGTTCGCGCCCAGTTTCCGATTCTGCAGCAAGAAGTAAACGGCCATCCGCTGGTGTATCTGGACAATGCCGCTACCACGCAAAAGCCAGAGTCGGTGATTGAGGCGATTGCCAACTACTATCGCTATGACAATTCCAATGTGCACCGCGGAGCACACGCCCTAAGCGACAGAGCGACCGAACAGTTTGAAGGTGCGCGCAACAAGGTGGCGCAGTTTATCAATGCTCCGGCTTCCTCTCAGGTGTTGTGGACGCGCGGCACCACCGAGGGGGTAAACCTGGTTGCCAGTAGTTGGGGCAGGGCCAATTTAGGCGCTGGAGACCGTGTGCTGGTCTCTGCTATGGAGCATCACTCGAATATCGTGCCCTGGCAAATGGTGGCGCAGCAGGTTGGCGCCAATGTCGAGCCTATACCAGTGGATGAGCTGGGTGTGATTGACCTGCAGGCGCTGGACAGTCTGCTGGACGAACGGGTGAAAATGGTGGCGCTGGGGCATGTATCCAATGCGCTGGGTTCTATCAATCCGGTCGAGCAGGTCATTGCCAAAGCCCACGCAGTTGGCGCTAAGGTGCTTTTGGATGCGGCTCAGTCAATCGCTCATTGGCCTATCGATGTGCAACAGCTCGACTGCGATTTTCTGGCTTTTTCCGCCCATAAGATGTTTGGCCCCACTGGCATGGGTGTGCTCTATGGCAAGCGCGAGTTGCTAGAGGCTATGCCGCCTTATCAGGGCGGTGGGGAAATGATTGAGTCGGTCAGCTTTGCCGGCACCGTATACAACAAATTGCCCTACAAGTTTGAGGCGGGAACCCCCAATATTGCCGGTGCCGTAGGTATGGGCGCGGCGGTGGATTTTCTCAACAGCCTTGAGCGGACGGCGGCCGATGCCCACGAAAAGCAGTTGCTGCAGAGCGCGGAACAGGCGCTGGCCGAACTCGGCGGCTTTGAGATAGTCGGTCGCGCAGCTGATAAAGTGGCGGTAATGAGTTTTGTCGCCGATTTCGCGCACCCGCAGGATATCGGCATGATTCTCGATCAGCAGGGAATCGCGGTGCGCACCGGTAACCACTGCGCCCAGCCCATTATGGACCAGTACGGCTTGCCGGGAACCGTGCGCGCGAGTTTTAGTCTGTACAACACTCAGGCGGATATCGACGCGCTGATGGCAGGCTTGGCAAAAGCCAAAATGTTTCTCGCTTAA
- the pilW gene encoding type IV pilus biogenesis/stability protein PilW translates to MLKKHLRVTALIQWLIATFCAALLAGCVSTVPPSKYQVDEEKALDSHVTLALKYIEAQNRESARHHLRKAFEIDSRSVDATFAMAMLYQLEGEPEMAEEYFKKTLRLDKNYTRGRNNYGVFLYNHERYQDAYEQFEIAAEDLDYDNRAQAMVNLGRTAIQLDKPEKAESVFEHANRLDPALPTVKYELAALNFTQKDYAEAKKYLDAYEQIARPVPQTLLLGIKIERIFGNQNKEASYALLLKNRYPYSPEYLEYKQMLEN, encoded by the coding sequence GTGTTGAAAAAACACTTGCGAGTAACAGCACTGATTCAATGGTTAATAGCGACATTTTGCGCAGCCTTGCTGGCTGGGTGCGTCAGTACTGTGCCGCCATCGAAGTATCAGGTGGACGAAGAAAAAGCGCTCGACAGTCATGTTACTTTGGCGCTCAAGTATATCGAAGCGCAGAATCGTGAGTCCGCACGCCACCACTTACGTAAAGCGTTTGAAATCGATTCGCGCTCGGTTGATGCCACCTTTGCCATGGCGATGCTCTACCAGTTAGAGGGTGAGCCGGAAATGGCCGAAGAGTACTTTAAGAAAACTCTGCGGCTAGATAAGAACTACACCCGTGGGCGTAACAATTACGGTGTGTTCCTGTATAACCACGAGCGCTATCAGGATGCCTACGAGCAATTTGAAATCGCCGCAGAAGATTTAGACTACGATAATCGCGCCCAGGCTATGGTGAATCTGGGGCGCACCGCGATCCAGCTGGACAAGCCGGAAAAGGCCGAGTCCGTGTTCGAGCACGCCAATCGTCTCGATCCGGCACTGCCGACGGTGAAGTACGAGTTGGCTGCGTTGAATTTCACTCAGAAAGATTATGCTGAGGCGAAAAAATATTTAGATGCCTACGAGCAGATCGCCCGCCCTGTGCCGCAAACCCTGCTGCTGGGGATAAAAATAGAACGTATTTTTGGTAATCAGAATAAAGAGGCGAGTTACGCTTTGTTGTTGAAGAACAGATATCCCTATTCGCCGGAGTATCTTGAGTACAAGCAAATGCTGGAGAATTAA
- the sufC gene encoding Fe-S cluster assembly ATPase SufC, whose protein sequence is MLSINNLCASVEEKDILKGLNLDVKPGEVHAIMGPNGAGKSTLGSVLAGREAFEVTQGSASFDGKDLLDMDVEERAREGLFLAFQYPVEIPGVSNMEFLKASVDAVRKHQGKPELSSVEFMKLARETSKKVKLDQAFLKRGVNEGFSGGEKKRNEILQMMLLEPKLCILDETDSGLDIDALQTVADGVNAMRSAERSFIVVTHYQRLLDYIVPDFVHVLADGKIVKSGDKSLAKELEAKGYSWLEGEVA, encoded by the coding sequence ATGTTGAGTATTAACAATCTCTGCGCCAGCGTTGAAGAGAAAGACATTCTTAAAGGTTTGAATCTGGACGTTAAACCGGGTGAAGTTCATGCCATTATGGGCCCCAATGGCGCAGGAAAAAGCACCTTGGGCAGTGTGCTGGCGGGTCGCGAAGCCTTTGAGGTGACGCAGGGATCAGCCAGCTTTGACGGCAAAGACCTGTTAGACATGGACGTGGAAGAGCGCGCGCGCGAAGGTTTATTTCTCGCCTTTCAGTACCCAGTAGAAATCCCGGGTGTTAGCAACATGGAGTTTTTGAAAGCCTCCGTAGATGCCGTGCGCAAGCATCAGGGTAAGCCCGAGTTATCCAGCGTTGAGTTTATGAAGCTAGCTCGCGAAACCAGCAAAAAAGTTAAGCTGGATCAGGCATTTTTAAAACGCGGCGTCAACGAAGGTTTTTCGGGCGGCGAAAAAAAGCGCAATGAAATTCTGCAAATGATGCTGCTCGAACCCAAACTGTGCATTCTTGATGAAACCGACTCGGGGCTGGACATTGATGCCTTGCAAACCGTGGCCGATGGCGTAAATGCCATGCGCAGTGCCGAGCGCAGTTTTATCGTGGTGACTCACTATCAGCGCCTACTGGACTACATCGTACCCGACTTTGTCCATGTACTGGCCGATGGCAAGATTGTTAAATCCGGTGATAAATCTCTGGCGAAAGAGCTGGAAGCAAAAGGCTACAGCTGGCTCGAAGGAGAGGTGGCTTAA